A single region of the Neotabrizicola shimadae genome encodes:
- a CDS encoding LpxI family protein — MTRLAILAGRGALPALVAAAQTEKPLIACLDGFTPEGVTPDITFRIERLVPFLRHLADQGITTVTFAGAAHRPRLDPSMFDADTAQMVPRFLSAMQGGDDATLRVVIDIFSEAGFAVEGVAQVAPSLVPGAGVLTGEPTARDKADADRAAAIVTALGAVDVGQGAVVAQGLCLAAEALPGTDAMLAAVAALPAHLRPDPARGRGLLYKAPKPAQDRRIDLPALGPATVEAAAQAGLGGIAWEAGGVICLDLAAMQAAAARLGLFLWAR; from the coding sequence GTGACCCGCCTTGCAATCCTGGCCGGTCGTGGCGCGCTGCCCGCGCTGGTGGCCGCGGCGCAGACGGAAAAGCCCCTCATCGCCTGCCTTGACGGTTTCACCCCCGAAGGCGTGACCCCGGACATCACCTTCCGCATCGAACGGCTGGTGCCCTTCCTGCGCCACCTGGCCGATCAGGGCATCACCACCGTCACCTTCGCCGGCGCCGCCCACCGGCCCCGCCTCGACCCCTCCATGTTCGACGCCGACACCGCCCAGATGGTGCCGCGCTTCCTGTCGGCCATGCAGGGCGGCGACGATGCCACCCTGCGTGTCGTCATCGACATCTTCTCCGAGGCCGGTTTCGCCGTCGAAGGCGTGGCCCAGGTCGCGCCGTCGCTGGTTCCCGGCGCAGGCGTGCTGACCGGTGAGCCAACCGCCCGCGACAAGGCCGACGCCGACCGCGCCGCCGCCATCGTCACCGCGCTTGGCGCGGTGGATGTGGGGCAGGGGGCCGTGGTCGCGCAGGGCCTGTGCCTCGCCGCCGAGGCGCTGCCCGGCACCGATGCCATGCTTGCTGCCGTCGCCGCGCTGCCCGCCCATCTGCGCCCCGATCCGGCGCGGGGCAGGGGGCTTCTGTACAAGGCGCCCAAGCCCGCGCAAGACCGCCGCATCGACCTGCCCGCGCTTGGCCCCGCCACGGTGGAGGCTGCGGCGCAAGCCGGTCTTGGCGGCATTGCCTGGGAAGCGGGCGGCGTGATCTGCCTCGACCTGGCCGCCATGCAGGCCGCCGCCGCGCGGCTCGGCCTCTTCCTGTGGGCGCGCTGA
- the lpxA gene encoding acyl-ACP--UDP-N-acetylglucosamine O-acyltransferase, which translates to MTVSPDARIHPTAIVEDGATIAAGCTVGPFCIVGPEVTLHEGVTLKSHVVVTGWTEIGAGTTVWQFASVGDVPQDLKYAGERTRTEIGRNCRIREGVTVNAGTAHGGGVTRVGDNCLLMGTVHIGHDCQIGNGVILGNCTGIAGHVRIEDEVIIGGLGGVHQWVRIGRGAMIGGMSRVTHDVMPYALVAGPDATLEGLNLIGLKRRNLDRADISAMRATFKALAEGEGSFAERARVLREGATAPQVIEMLDFILAGSDRQFLVPK; encoded by the coding sequence ATGACCGTCTCGCCGGACGCGCGCATCCACCCCACCGCCATCGTCGAGGACGGCGCAACCATCGCCGCCGGTTGCACGGTCGGCCCGTTCTGCATCGTCGGCCCCGAGGTGACGCTGCACGAAGGTGTGACGCTCAAATCCCATGTCGTCGTGACCGGCTGGACGGAAATCGGCGCCGGAACCACCGTCTGGCAATTCGCCTCGGTCGGCGACGTGCCGCAGGATTTGAAATATGCGGGCGAACGTACCCGCACCGAGATCGGCCGCAACTGCCGCATCCGCGAGGGCGTGACGGTCAACGCCGGCACCGCCCATGGCGGCGGCGTCACCCGCGTCGGCGACAACTGCCTGCTGATGGGCACCGTCCACATCGGCCACGATTGCCAGATCGGCAACGGCGTGATCCTTGGCAACTGCACCGGCATCGCGGGCCACGTCCGCATCGAGGACGAGGTGATCATCGGCGGCCTTGGCGGCGTGCACCAATGGGTGCGCATCGGCCGCGGCGCGATGATCGGCGGCATGTCCCGTGTCACGCATGACGTCATGCCCTATGCGCTGGTCGCGGGGCCCGATGCCACGCTGGAAGGGCTGAACCTCATCGGTCTGAAACGCCGCAACCTCGACCGCGCCGACATCTCTGCCATGCGCGCCACCTTCAAGGCGCTGGCCGAAGGTGAGGGCAGCTTTGCCGAACGTGCGCGCGTCCTGCGCGAAGGCGCCACCGCGCCCCAGGTGATCGAGATGCTGGATTTCATCCTCGCCGGGTCCGACCGCCAGTTCCTGGTGCCGAAGTGA
- the fabZ gene encoding 3-hydroxyacyl-ACP dehydratase FabZ, whose product MTEARTVKEVDLALIQRIIPHRYPFLLVDKVRDVVIGESAVGIKNVTFNEPQFQGHFPGMPIFPGVMIIEAMAQTSGILVGLTADLVDKNANVFFMGVDGVKFRRKVVPGDVLELHVKALRGGGRVWKFEGRGIVAGELACEATFMAMFDTPKKG is encoded by the coding sequence ATGACCGAAGCCCGGACCGTGAAAGAGGTCGATCTCGCCCTGATCCAGCGGATCATTCCGCACCGCTATCCCTTCCTCTTGGTGGACAAGGTGCGCGACGTGGTGATCGGCGAAAGCGCGGTGGGCATCAAGAACGTCACCTTCAACGAACCCCAGTTCCAGGGCCATTTCCCCGGCATGCCGATCTTCCCCGGCGTGATGATCATCGAGGCCATGGCCCAGACCTCCGGCATCCTCGTGGGCCTGACCGCCGACCTGGTGGACAAGAACGCCAACGTCTTCTTCATGGGCGTCGATGGCGTGAAGTTCCGCCGCAAGGTTGTCCCCGGCGACGTGCTGGAACTGCATGTGAAAGCGCTGCGCGGCGGCGGCCGCGTCTGGAAGTTCGAGGGGCGTGGCATCGTCGCGGGCGAGCTTGCCTGCGAGGCCACCTTCATGGCGATGTTCGACACGCCGAAGAAGGGCTGA
- a CDS encoding OmpH family outer membrane protein, with amino-acid sequence MRADRPARALCPALLALVLASAGAATGQEAAEPPAAAPPAAAAPAQAETLRVLTLDRERLFSGTGFGQAVIARFEAEAKALQAENRRIDAALEAEERTLTERRATVSPEEFRALAADFDSRVEKLRSAQEAKSRDLSRQRDEARQQFYDTALPVLGKLMTERGAVAIIDRTALVISFERIDITDEAIARIDEVLGNGGQAPPPAEDSAPPTEPAQGPMPAPGPEEAATPDPTPPASQP; translated from the coding sequence ATGCGCGCGGACCGTCCTGCACGCGCTCTCTGTCCCGCGCTTCTGGCGCTGGTGCTTGCCAGTGCGGGCGCCGCCACGGGGCAAGAGGCGGCCGAACCCCCGGCCGCCGCGCCCCCGGCCGCTGCTGCGCCGGCGCAGGCCGAGACTTTGCGCGTCCTGACGCTGGACCGCGAGCGGCTCTTTTCCGGCACAGGCTTCGGCCAGGCCGTGATCGCCCGGTTCGAGGCCGAGGCCAAGGCGCTCCAGGCCGAGAACCGCCGCATCGACGCCGCGCTGGAGGCCGAGGAACGCACCCTCACCGAGCGCCGGGCCACAGTGTCGCCCGAAGAGTTCCGCGCCCTCGCTGCGGATTTCGATTCCCGTGTGGAAAAGCTCCGCTCGGCGCAAGAGGCGAAGTCCCGCGACCTGAGCCGCCAGCGCGACGAAGCACGCCAGCAGTTCTACGACACCGCACTTCCCGTTCTGGGCAAGCTCATGACCGAGCGCGGCGCCGTCGCCATCATCGACCGCACGGCGCTGGTCATCTCCTTCGAGCGGATCGACATCACGGACGAGGCCATCGCCCGCATCGACGAGGTTCTGGGCAACGGCGGCCAGGCCCCCCCCCCGGCCGAGGACAGCGCACCGCCCACCGAGCCGGCGCAGGGGCCCATGCCGGCCCCCGGCCCGGAAGAAGCGGCCACGCCCGACCCGACCCCGCCTGCCAGCCAGCCCTGA
- the bamA gene encoding outer membrane protein assembly factor BamA encodes MLSYAGIKSGQELTPGALNDATQRIVESGLFATVELVPEGSTLVIKVTENPMIDVINFEGNKRIKDEDLSAIIKSKQRTVYSAGLAQADAQAIAETYRMRGRFAATVTPQIIPKGDNRVDLVFEITEGKVTEVERLTFNGNRAFSDRALRQVLETKQAGLLRQVIQRDTYIAERLELDKQLLTDFYNSRGYIDFQVLDASADVVRERDGVFVTFTIQEGQQYRIGSVDAVSEIEGVDIADFANVLKLRPGAVYSPALIDNNVTRLETLAVRKGLNFVRVDPRIVRDSANQTLGVTFALVKGPRIFVERIDIEGNTTTLDEVVRRQFRTAEGDPFSPREIKQASERIRALGYFEDAQVESRPGSTPDQVIVNVDVIEKPTGSLSFGASYSTNSGVGITIGFSEDNFLGRGQALSFDIEAGTDNTNVNFSFAEPAFLGKDLRFGFDAWWNTSDYYDAYYNTSDAGVRLSVGFPISTITRLNFNYSLSQSEITDVSEDSSVILQEEEAMGMLTSSAFGYALNLDTRREGLDPVTAYVMRWDQSYAGIGGDTNFVDSNFYGAVQTKLFQDDVTVRAIAQSGVFTALGDYTSRVTDRYFANGKIRGFERNGIGPRDLAAINQDALGGNYYGVVSLEADFPVGLPEEYGVGGGLFLDVGSVWGLDNNIGTDGVPVDDDMYLRVTTGVIVYWTTPLGPLKFTFSKALQKESYDKTQPFDFSIATSF; translated from the coding sequence GTGCTCTCCTACGCGGGAATCAAGTCGGGCCAGGAACTGACACCCGGCGCCTTGAACGACGCGACGCAGCGCATCGTCGAATCCGGCCTGTTCGCCACGGTCGAACTTGTGCCCGAGGGCAGCACCCTGGTCATCAAGGTGACCGAGAACCCGATGATCGACGTCATCAATTTCGAGGGCAACAAGCGCATCAAGGACGAGGATCTCTCGGCCATCATCAAGTCGAAGCAGCGCACCGTCTATTCCGCCGGCCTGGCCCAGGCCGATGCCCAGGCCATCGCCGAAACCTATCGGATGCGTGGCCGCTTCGCCGCCACGGTGACGCCGCAGATCATCCCCAAGGGCGACAACCGCGTCGACCTCGTGTTCGAGATCACCGAGGGCAAGGTCACCGAAGTCGAACGGCTCACCTTCAACGGCAACCGCGCCTTCTCGGACCGCGCCCTGCGCCAAGTGCTGGAAACCAAGCAGGCCGGCCTCCTGCGCCAGGTCATCCAGCGCGACACCTACATCGCCGAGCGCCTGGAACTCGACAAGCAACTGCTGACCGATTTCTACAACTCGCGCGGCTACATCGACTTCCAGGTTCTGGATGCCAGCGCCGATGTCGTACGCGAGCGGGACGGCGTCTTTGTGACCTTCACCATCCAGGAAGGCCAGCAGTACCGCATCGGCTCGGTCGATGCCGTGTCCGAAATCGAAGGCGTCGATATCGCCGACTTTGCTAATGTGCTGAAGCTGCGGCCCGGCGCGGTCTATTCACCCGCGCTGATCGACAACAACGTGACCCGGCTGGAAACCCTGGCCGTGCGCAAGGGGCTGAACTTCGTGCGTGTCGATCCGCGCATCGTGCGCGATTCTGCCAACCAGACGCTTGGCGTGACCTTTGCCTTGGTGAAAGGGCCGCGCATCTTTGTCGAACGCATCGACATCGAGGGCAATACGACGACGCTGGACGAGGTGGTGCGCCGCCAGTTCCGCACGGCCGAAGGCGACCCCTTCTCCCCGCGCGAAATCAAGCAAGCCTCTGAACGTATCCGCGCGCTTGGCTATTTCGAGGACGCCCAGGTGGAATCGCGTCCCGGCTCGACACCCGACCAGGTGATCGTGAACGTGGACGTTATCGAAAAGCCCACCGGTTCGCTCAGCTTCGGCGCAAGCTACTCCACCAACTCGGGTGTCGGGATCACCATCGGCTTCTCGGAAGACAACTTCCTTGGCCGTGGACAGGCGCTGTCATTCGACATCGAGGCCGGGACCGACAACACGAACGTCAACTTCAGCTTTGCCGAACCTGCCTTCCTGGGCAAGGATCTGCGCTTCGGCTTTGACGCGTGGTGGAACACGTCCGACTATTACGACGCCTACTACAACACCTCCGATGCCGGCGTTCGCCTTTCGGTGGGCTTCCCGATCAGCACGATCACCCGGCTGAACTTCAACTACTCCCTGTCGCAAAGCGAGATTACCGACGTCAGCGAAGACTCCTCCGTCATCCTGCAAGAGGAAGAGGCGATGGGGATGCTGACCAGCTCGGCCTTCGGCTATGCCCTCAACCTCGATACCCGCCGCGAAGGGCTGGACCCGGTCACCGCCTATGTGATGCGGTGGGACCAGTCCTATGCCGGCATCGGCGGCGACACGAACTTCGTGGACAGCAACTTCTATGGCGCCGTGCAGACCAAACTGTTCCAGGATGATGTGACCGTCCGCGCCATCGCGCAATCGGGCGTGTTCACCGCACTTGGCGACTATACCTCGCGCGTGACCGACCGCTATTTTGCCAACGGCAAGATCCGCGGCTTCGAACGCAACGGCATCGGCCCGCGCGACCTGGCCGCGATCAACCAGGACGCCCTGGGCGGCAACTACTACGGCGTGGTCAGCCTCGAAGCCGACTTCCCCGTGGGCCTGCCCGAGGAATACGGCGTCGGCGGCGGCCTGTTCCTCGACGTGGGCTCGGTCTGGGGTCTTGACAACAACATCGGCACCGATGGGGTCCCGGTGGATGACGACATGTACCTGCGTGTGACCACGGGTGTGATCGTCTATTGGACGACCCCGCTCGGACCGCTGAAGTTCACCTTCTCGAAGGCGCTCCAGAAGGAATCCTACGACAAGACGCAGCCGTTCGACTTCTCCATCGCAACCTCGTTCTGA
- the rseP gene encoding RIP metalloprotease RseP, which yields MLSLIPSFGSAALTLIAFVAALSVIVFVHEYGHYIVGRWSGIHAEVFSLGFGPVLWSRMDKRGTRWQLAALPFGGYVKFLGDSNAASGKDAEAISRLAPEEQRHTMHGAPLWARAATVAAGPMANFLFSTLVFLVFAMAWGVPTTAPVVGAVKPMPAFADSLQAGDRITALAGTETPDLAAFIAAAQTLPPAPSAEYAIERDGNALTVQGPYPFPPVVDGVQPQSAAMDAGIQVGDVVTQIDGAPIWAFEQLRSAIGASEGQTVTLTVWRNGATQELDLTPRRADLPTADGGFETRWLIGLTGGLVIEPETRTPNPWEALKLGVSQTWALITTTLSGLWHMVTGAISTCNLQGPIGIAETSADAASQGGASFVWFIAMLSTAVGLMNLFPIPVLDGGHLVFHAWEAVTGHPPTERALRVLMTLGLSILLTLMLFAIGNDLLFCA from the coding sequence GTGCTATCCCTGATCCCGAGCTTTGGCAGCGCCGCCCTGACGCTGATCGCCTTTGTCGCGGCCCTTTCCGTCATCGTCTTCGTGCATGAATACGGCCACTACATCGTCGGCCGCTGGTCGGGCATCCATGCCGAGGTGTTTTCCCTGGGCTTCGGCCCGGTGCTCTGGTCGCGGATGGACAAGCGCGGCACGCGCTGGCAACTCGCGGCGCTGCCCTTCGGCGGATATGTGAAATTCCTGGGCGATTCCAACGCCGCTTCGGGCAAGGACGCGGAGGCGATCTCGCGGCTCGCCCCCGAAGAACAGCGCCATACCATGCACGGTGCGCCGCTTTGGGCGCGCGCGGCTACCGTGGCCGCGGGGCCGATGGCGAACTTCCTGTTCTCGACGCTGGTCTTTCTGGTCTTCGCCATGGCCTGGGGCGTGCCCACCACCGCCCCCGTTGTGGGCGCGGTCAAACCCATGCCGGCCTTTGCCGATTCCCTGCAGGCCGGCGACCGCATCACGGCGCTGGCCGGCACCGAAACCCCCGACCTCGCCGCCTTCATCGCCGCAGCCCAGACACTGCCGCCGGCGCCATCCGCCGAATATGCGATCGAGCGCGACGGCAACGCGCTCACCGTGCAGGGGCCCTATCCCTTCCCGCCGGTTGTGGATGGCGTGCAGCCGCAATCGGCGGCGATGGATGCCGGCATCCAGGTGGGCGACGTGGTGACGCAGATCGACGGCGCACCGATCTGGGCCTTCGAACAGTTGCGCAGTGCCATCGGCGCATCCGAGGGCCAGACGGTCACCCTGACCGTCTGGCGCAACGGCGCAACGCAGGAGCTCGATCTCACGCCCCGCCGCGCCGACCTGCCAACGGCCGATGGCGGATTCGAGACGCGCTGGCTGATCGGCCTGACCGGCGGCCTCGTGATCGAGCCCGAAACGCGCACCCCGAACCCGTGGGAAGCCCTCAAGCTGGGTGTCAGTCAGACCTGGGCCCTCATCACCACAACGCTGTCGGGCCTGTGGCACATGGTGACCGGCGCGATTTCCACCTGCAACCTTCAAGGTCCGATCGGAATCGCCGAAACCTCGGCCGATGCGGCCAGCCAGGGCGGCGCCAGCTTTGTCTGGTTCATCGCCATGCTCTCCACCGCCGTCGGGCTGATGAACCTGTTCCCGATTCCCGTTCTGGACGGCGGGCACCTCGTCTTTCACGCCTGGGAGGCGGTGACAGGTCATCCGCCCACCGAACGCGCGCTGCGCGTGCTTATGACGCTGGGGCTGTCGATCCTTCTGACGCTCATGCTGTTCGCCATCGGCAACGACCTGCTCTTCTGCGCCTGA
- the dxr gene encoding 1-deoxy-D-xylulose-5-phosphate reductoisomerase, with product MRRISVFGATGSIGESTFDLVMRAGGAAAFHTVALTGGRNIARLAEMARALDADLAVSADEADLPALRAALAGTRTECAAGPAALVEAASRPADWVMSAIVGAAGLAPGLKALEQGTTLALANKETLVAAGPLVMATAAAHRATLLPVDSEHSAIFQALKGEDIAAVKKITVTASGGALRDWPLERLASATVEQALAHPNWAMGKRITIDSASMFNKALELIETREYFGIAPDRIEAIIHPESIVHSMVAFRDGAVMAHLGTPDMRHAIGHALNWPDRAALPVAPLDLARIGQLTFRAPDEARWPALRLARDVMAVHGLAGAAFNAAKERALDLFLDGRIGFMDMARVVEATLDRLSGECSLARDPQGLADVMQMDNLARIRADEAAARLPAA from the coding sequence ATGCGCCGCATCTCGGTCTTCGGAGCCACCGGCTCGATCGGTGAAAGCACCTTCGATCTGGTTATGCGCGCGGGCGGCGCCGCGGCATTTCACACCGTCGCCCTGACCGGCGGCCGCAACATCGCCCGCCTTGCCGAAATGGCGCGCGCCCTGGATGCCGACCTTGCCGTCAGCGCCGATGAGGCCGACCTTCCGGCCCTGCGCGCCGCGCTGGCCGGCACGCGCACCGAATGTGCCGCCGGTCCCGCCGCATTGGTCGAGGCCGCGTCCCGCCCGGCCGACTGGGTGATGAGCGCCATCGTCGGCGCCGCGGGCCTTGCCCCCGGCCTAAAGGCGCTGGAACAGGGCACGACACTGGCGCTTGCCAACAAGGAAACGTTGGTCGCCGCCGGCCCTCTGGTCATGGCCACCGCCGCCGCCCACCGAGCGACCCTTCTGCCGGTGGACAGCGAACACTCCGCCATCTTCCAGGCGCTGAAGGGCGAGGACATCGCCGCCGTAAAGAAGATCACCGTCACCGCTTCGGGCGGGGCGCTGCGCGACTGGCCCCTGGAGCGGCTGGCCAGCGCCACGGTCGAACAGGCCCTCGCCCATCCCAACTGGGCCATGGGCAAACGCATCACCATCGATTCCGCCTCGATGTTCAACAAGGCGCTGGAACTGATCGAAACGCGCGAATATTTCGGCATCGCGCCCGACCGGATCGAGGCGATCATCCACCCCGAAAGCATCGTCCATTCCATGGTCGCCTTTCGCGACGGCGCGGTCATGGCGCATCTTGGCACCCCCGACATGCGCCATGCCATCGGACATGCGCTGAACTGGCCCGACCGCGCGGCCCTGCCGGTCGCGCCCCTCGACCTTGCGCGCATTGGCCAGCTGACCTTCCGCGCCCCGGACGAGGCGCGATGGCCCGCCCTGCGCCTCGCGCGTGATGTGATGGCGGTGCACGGTCTGGCCGGGGCGGCCTTCAACGCCGCCAAGGAGCGCGCGCTGGATCTGTTCCTGGATGGCCGCATCGGCTTCATGGACATGGCCCGCGTGGTCGAGGCCACGCTGGACCGCCTGTCCGGCGAGTGCTCGCTGGCGCGTGATCCGCAGGGCCTTGCGGATGTGATGCAGATGGACAATCTCGCCCGTATCCGGGCGGACGAAGCGGCGGCCCGATTGCCTGCGGCCTGA
- a CDS encoding phosphatidate cytidylyltransferase — MSMADRWGDLRKRVMSAVVLLALGAVEVWLGGIPFLLLVTLITTLMIWELGNMTLPPGLWPAVAAGLAALALLADEGWPSIPAWTVFPVVALVFLLRARIHPAISALMALAILTSGHGLFVLRDEEGTAAVIWLLGVVIVSDVAGYFVGRTVGGPKFWPAISPKKTWSGTIAGWVGAALLGLGFKLAGQGGWALVILSPFVAFAGQMGDIAESWIKRRAGVKDSSKLIPGHGGVMDRFDALTGAMVVTMVLAWAFDIPVGR, encoded by the coding sequence ATGAGCATGGCCGACCGCTGGGGCGACCTGCGCAAGCGCGTGATGTCGGCGGTTGTCCTTCTGGCGCTTGGGGCCGTGGAGGTCTGGCTGGGCGGCATCCCCTTCCTGCTGCTCGTGACCCTCATCACCACGCTGATGATCTGGGAACTGGGCAACATGACCCTGCCTCCGGGGCTTTGGCCCGCGGTTGCGGCGGGCCTTGCTGCGCTTGCCCTGCTGGCAGATGAGGGCTGGCCCTCGATCCCGGCCTGGACGGTCTTTCCCGTCGTCGCCCTGGTCTTCCTGCTGCGCGCCCGGATCCACCCGGCGATTTCCGCTCTCATGGCGCTGGCGATCCTCACGTCGGGCCACGGCCTCTTTGTCCTGCGCGACGAGGAAGGCACCGCCGCCGTGATCTGGCTTCTGGGCGTCGTCATCGTTTCGGATGTTGCCGGCTATTTCGTCGGCCGCACCGTCGGCGGGCCGAAGTTCTGGCCGGCGATCAGCCCCAAGAAAACCTGGTCCGGAACCATCGCCGGCTGGGTCGGTGCCGCTCTGCTGGGGCTGGGGTTCAAGCTCGCAGGGCAGGGGGGCTGGGCCCTGGTGATCCTGTCGCCCTTCGTGGCCTTTGCCGGCCAGATGGGCGACATTGCCGAAAGCTGGATCAAGCGCCGCGCCGGTGTGAAGGACAGCTCCAAACTGATCCCCGGCCACGGCGGCGTGATGGACCGATTCGACGCGCTGACCGGCGCCATGGTCGTCACCATGGTTCTGGCCTGGGCCTTCGACATCCCGGTGGGCCGCTGA
- the uppS gene encoding polyprenyl diphosphate synthase, with translation MDGNGRWATNRGWPRLVGHRKGAERVKEIVRCAPDIGIRWLTLYAFSTENWKRSTEEVIGLMSIFARYIEREADRLAAESVRMRFIGDRSRLDPKLQKLMAGIEARTAPYSRLNLTVAINYGGRDEILRAVRRAAAEAAAGRLDPAALTDEGFSGFLDTAALPDPDLVIRTSGETRTSNFLPWQAAYAEYEFTPTLWPDFTPAELAQIVSRFGNRERRFGGVATA, from the coding sequence ATGGACGGCAATGGCCGATGGGCCACCAACCGCGGCTGGCCGCGGCTTGTCGGCCACCGCAAGGGCGCCGAACGGGTGAAGGAAATCGTGCGCTGCGCGCCCGACATCGGCATCCGCTGGCTCACGCTCTATGCCTTCTCGACCGAGAACTGGAAGCGGTCCACCGAGGAAGTGATCGGCCTCATGTCGATCTTTGCCCGCTACATCGAACGCGAGGCCGACCGACTGGCGGCGGAATCGGTGCGGATGCGCTTCATCGGCGACCGCTCGCGTCTGGATCCAAAGCTGCAGAAGCTCATGGCCGGGATCGAAGCGCGCACCGCGCCCTATTCCCGGCTGAACCTGACCGTGGCCATCAACTACGGCGGCCGCGACGAGATCCTGCGCGCCGTGCGCCGCGCCGCGGCCGAGGCGGCGGCGGGAAGGCTCGATCCGGCCGCGCTGACCGACGAGGGCTTTTCGGGCTTTCTGGACACCGCCGCGCTGCCCGACCCTGACCTGGTGATCCGCACGAGCGGCGAGACCCGGACTTCGAACTTCCTGCCCTGGCAGGCGGCCTATGCCGAATACGAGTTCACCCCCACGCTCTGGCCAGATTTCACGCCGGCCGAACTGGCGCAGATTGTGTCGCGCTTCGGCAACCGCGAACGCCGCTTCGGCGGGGTAGCCACCGCATGA
- the frr gene encoding ribosome recycling factor codes for MSDEFELDTDDLARRMDGALSALRTEFASLRTGRASGSMLEPVQVEAYGQMTPINQLGTVNVPEPRMVTINVWDKAMVSKVEKAIRDSGLGINPQTNGTIIMLPIPELNEQRRKELTKVAAQYAEHARVAIRNLRRDGMDQIKKAKAKHLSEDDAKFWEDEVQDLTDKHIKLVDQALESKSHEIMQV; via the coding sequence ATGAGCGACGAATTCGAACTCGACACCGATGATCTGGCCCGCCGCATGGATGGTGCCCTGTCCGCGCTTCGCACCGAATTCGCTTCGCTTCGCACCGGACGCGCCTCGGGCTCGATGCTGGAACCGGTCCAGGTGGAGGCCTATGGCCAGATGACACCCATCAACCAGCTGGGCACGGTAAACGTGCCCGAACCGCGCATGGTCACCATCAATGTCTGGGACAAGGCCATGGTGTCCAAGGTGGAAAAGGCCATCCGCGATTCCGGTCTGGGCATCAATCCCCAGACCAACGGCACGATCATCATGCTGCCGATCCCGGAACTGAACGAACAGCGCCGCAAGGAACTGACCAAGGTGGCGGCGCAATATGCCGAACACGCCCGCGTTGCCATCCGCAACCTGCGCCGCGACGGCATGGACCAGATCAAGAAGGCCAAGGCCAAGCATCTTTCGGAAGACGACGCAAAGTTCTGGGAAGACGAAGTGCAGGACCTGACCGACAAGCACATCAAGCTGGTCGATCAGGCGCTTGAATCGAAGAGCCACGAGATCATGCAGGTCTGA